Sequence from the Neptunomonas japonica JAMM 1380 genome:
GCAGTTAAAAGCGTACTAGATAACGGTTTAGGATTTGGTGCACCGACCGAAATCGAAACTCAGATGGCTGATAAAGTATGTGAAATAATGCCTTCTATCGAAATGATCCGTATGGTCAGTTCAGGCACTGAGGCGACCATGAGTGCTATTCGCTTAGCACGTGGTTATACCGGCCGCGATAAAATCGTGAAGTTTGAAGGCTGCTACCATGGCCACTCTGACTCACTGCTAGTAAAAGCAGGTTCAGGCGCACTAACACTGGGCGAGCCCAACTCACCGGGCGTACCGGCATCTATCGCTGAACACACCATCACACTAACATTCAATGACATCGAAAATGTTCGCCAAGCATTTGAAGAAGTCGGCAGCGAGATTGCTTGTATCATCGTTGAACCGGTTGCCGGCAACATGAACTGTATACCACCTAAAGAAGGCTTCCTTGAAGGCTTGCGTGAAGTGTGTGACGAATACGGCACGGTACTTATTTTTGATGAAGTAATGACAGGTTTCCGTGTTGCCTTAGGCGGCGCCCAAGCCTATTACGGCATCAAACCAGACCTAACAACATTAGGTAAAGTTATCGGTGGCGGCTTGCCCGTCGGTGCTTTTGGTGGCAAACGCGAAATTATGGAACAGATCGCGCCTTTAGGGCCGGTTTACCAAGCGGGCACCCTATCAGGAAACCCGTTGTCGATGAATGCAGGTTTAGCCATGCTAAACGCTCTGACAGCGACACCGGGCATTCATGATCAGCTAGAGGCTAAAACTGATTACCTAACGCAAGGCTTAGAAGCCATGGCCATCTCAAAAGGTATTCCATTTACAACAACCGCTGTTGGCGGCATGTTTGGAATATTCTTCACAGATCAAAAAAATATCAGCAGCTTTGCACAAACAACGGCCTGCGATACTGAACGCTTTGGGCAGTTCTTCCAAGGCATGCTCAAAGAAGGCGTTTACCTAGCCCCTTCTGCATACGAAACAGGCTTTATGTCAGCAGCTATTTCTGAAGAAGATTTGGATCGCACCATTGCAGCAGCGGGACGTGTGTTTGATACCTTTGCTAAAAAAGCTTAGATGATGGCGACCTTTGCTAACCTGGCAATCATACTGAGCTGCGTTTTTTACGCGGCTCAGTTGTTTCGCCAACCAAAAACGCTAACCAGCAATAACAGATCACTCGTGCTGCTACTGTTGTTATGTATCGTATTGATATTAGCCTCTGCCGCTGGCCAGCTACTCATCAGCGAACAAAGTCAAAACTCACAAACCCTACAACGCCTGCTCAGCAATATGAAAGATTATTTAGCGATTCCGCTAATTGCCTCTCTATTACTAGCCACCAGCTTTAATAAGTTCTGGTCTCGCGCTGGCTGGGGCCGATGGGTGTTGGTGTTAATTGCGATGTTTGAGTTAGCACGTAGAGCCGAATTTGGTGAGCAGTACGCAATGGTGCTCTCAGGAATCACATCCGTGGCACTGCTGCTAGCCTTTGTTCGCTACAGCCAAGCAAATATTCGTCTGCTAGGGTTAGTCGGCGCACTGTTAGCGGGTTTATCGGTGGCTGTTTACGGAACGCTTTCTATATTACCAGAGTATCAAAATGCCCTGTTCAGCGATGGCCTACTAGCGATTAGCCTTGTGGCTTTAGGATTAGCGACGAGGGAAGTTATTTCTTTGTTTCAAAATCAGGGAGCGGTATCTACTAGCATGTAAGTATTCATATGCTGCTTAAAACAAATACCACACTGCAAAGTGCGGTATTTAATGAATAGCATTAGCCCCTCCAACAAAAAAGACCATTGAATTCTCATCCAATGGCCTTTCTCAAATAGCTAAACCCTACAGATATCTAGCTGCTTTACATTGCTTACTAATAGCGTCTTGCTACGGCAGCTGCTTTATCAGCCCCTTCTAGGTCACCGGCATCCGTGCGAATAGAAGCAATCAACTGCCATAAGCGACGTAGTTTAGTGCTCTGCCCTTGCGCTATTCCTACGCCTTTAAGGGCGACTTGCTCGGCTTGTAAAAACTCACCTAAACGTCGGTGCGTGTCAGCTAGGGAGTAATACACTTCTGGATCTTTAGGGGCGATACGCTGTGCACGTTGCAAACTAGTTTGCGCCGAACGTAATTGACCATTATTAGTTTGCTTGCGCGCCGTAGCAAGCAGTGCAACAGCAGCAGGGTTTTGCTTAGACTGTAAAACTACTTTAGGGGCAACAGGGACTGACGTTCCTACGCTATTCTCTTCACTGGTGTTGTCACCACGTTGTGGACGAAAAACCGGTGACGGAGCGACAGGGGTAACCGTAACGCCTGTAGTGATATCTACCGGTGTAACGACGCCGTTACTTTCCTGCTGAGGTCGCGTTGTTGAGCGGTCCTCAATAGGTGTATTGTAAATACCTTGCGTTGTACAACCCGTCAAAACGACTAAGGCACTCATAGCGACTAGCTTCATCTGTGTATTAAAATTCATTCTCACTCCTGCCTAAACCAACGCCGAAACCAGTCAAGTGGTTTTGATTCGCTATTCTGAACAGGTTCTACTCCACAATCAACTCGATACTGCGGTTTACTACCATTCTGGAAAGGAACGGGGATAGCACCTTGGCAACGCTCATCCGATAAGTAACCTGTTTCCTTATCAACCCAGAGGTATTCCACCCCTTCTGGCACGGGTGCTTGGAACGGCTCTGGCTTGTCGGCTTTCATGTAGGCAGTCCAAACTTTAAGTGCACCACCTGACCCTGTAAACGGCAAGGCGCTGTTATCATCTCGTCCTAGCCATACAACCGCCAAGCGGCTTCCGGTAAAGCCTGCAAACCAACTATCGCGCTGATCATTAGAGGTACCCGTTTTGCCTGCCACATTTAGGTTGGATGGCAAGTGTGAATAAACCGAACGCGCGGTACCTTCACGGGCAACTTCTTGCATTGCATACTGCAGGAGATGAACACTTTCAGCAGAAACGGTTTGCTTCACCTTAAAAGGATATCTGGATAACTCCATACCTTGGCTATCTGTCACCATGCGTATAGCTCGCAACGGCATCTGAAAACCATTAGCAGCAATTGTCTGGTACATAGTTGCGACTTCAACTGCAGGTAAGCCTTGAGCACCGAGTAACAGCGAAGGATATTCATCCATCTCACGGCTGACACCGAGGTCTTGCATGGTGCCTATCACTTTATTAACACCTAATGACATGCCAAGATTAGCTGTGGATAAGTTATAAGATCGCGCTAATGCATGGTGTAGAGGCACTACACCATGAGATTTTTTATCAAAGTTTTGCGGCTCCCACACTTGCCCACTAGGCATTTCAACAGATACGGGCTCATCATCTAACGGCGATACTAATGAATATCCATTTTCCAATGCCGTTAAATAAACTGCAGGTTTGACTAAAGATCCAATCGGCCTGACAGCATCAAGTGCGCGGTTAAAGCCCTCATATCGGGTACTTTTTCCGCCAATGATGCTCAGTACTTCACCGGTTTGTGGGTCCGTCACTACCATGCTGCCTTCAAGATCAGCTGCACGCTTTCCGTAACGTTTTTCCAAGCTTTTTATCGTGCTGACCAGTGCAGTTTCGGCCTTTGCTTGCACAATAGGGTTCAAGCCCGTAAAGACTCGTAGCCCTTCTGTGCGCAAATCTTCCTCGTGATAACTTTCACGTAGTTGGCGTTTAACTAAGTCCAGATACGCAGGATACGCGCCTTTTAGTAAGCTTTTCTGCTTAACAACACCTAGCGATTTTTTAATGGTCTTTTGGTACGTATCTTCGCTGATTTTGCCCTCGTCACGCAGTACTCTTAATACTAGGTCACGGCGCTTTTTGGCACGCTCGGGGTGACGACGCGGATCGTAGTAAGAAGGGCCTTTAACCATGCCAGCTAATAGTGCGACTTGTGATAATTGGAGCTCTTGCAGAGGTTGAGAGAAGTAATACTGTGCGGCTAAACCAAAACCATGAATAGCACGAGAACCTTCCTGCCCTAAATAGACCTCGTTAAGGTAGGCCTCTAAAATTTCATCTTTGCTGTAGTGAAAGTCCAATAGAATCGCCATTGGAATTTCCATTAATTTCCGTGCCAACGTTCGATCAGATGTCAGATAAAAATTCTTAATCAACTGTTGAGTCAGCGTGCTACCACCCTGCACAAAGCGCCCAACACGAAGGTTGACCCACATAGCGCGGGCAATACCTTTAGGCGATACACCAAAGTGCTCATAATAGCTCTGATCTTCAATAGCGATTAGCGCATCGGTTAGGCTAGTCGGCGCTTCGTCTAAACGAATCAGATCCCTGTCTTCATTATTTTGCGGATAAATGCCGCCAATTAGCACTGGTTCAAGACGTGCTAAGTTAACCGTTTGTCCTTTGCTATTTCGAATTCTGGATAATTGCTCACCCTTAAAATCTAATAGCAGCTTTTGAGAACGCTCCAACCCATCAGGAAACTCAAACCCTCGCGTATAAACGCGTATGCGTCTTTTAGCTATTTCAGCTTGTCCTGGCTGTGATGCTTTAGAGACGAGCTGATAACCTAAACCAGCAAGCTCAACCTTCACATCTTTGGTGGAGATGGTTAGTCCAGAGTACAACTCTAATGGCCGAGCATAGACTTTTGCAGGCAAAGCCCAGCGTTTTCCCTCAAATTGCTGGCGTATTTGAGCATCAAGGTATATCAACCCAATAGAGCCTATTACGGCGCCAATTAAGGTCAATTTTAGTAAAAATACGCCAAAAGAACGCCATAGGCTTTTCTTAACCTGCGGCTTTGCCTTTCTTTTTCGAGACGTTTTTTTGCTGGTGTTCTCTTTTTGTTCATCAAGCCCGTATAATTCCTTAACTTTTCAGACAATATCGAAGGTTACATGCTAGCCAAATTGATTACAGCGCTCACTTGCCCCTCATTTTACCCTCACTCGGTAGAAGCGCCGATACGTGTTATCGAAACACATATCTCTTGGCTTTTATTAACCGGCGAGTATGCCTATAAAATAAAAAAGCCTGTCGATTTTGGTTTCCTCGACTTTACAACGCTGAAGCAACGCCGCTACTTTTGCGAAGAAGAGCTACGTTTGAACCAACGCTTAGCGCCAGATATCTATGATACGCTAATCGCTATCGTTGGTTCGCCTGAAAAGCCGCAATTAATAGAAGCTTCACAACTCGGCGAAGATGAGCCATTCGAGTATGCCGTACGAATGTATCAGTTTGATTCTGAACTGCGGCTGGATCTTATCCTTGATCGGCAACGATTTGAACCAGCATGGATCGATATGTTGGCTGAACAGATCGCTCATTTTCATACCCGTACTCCTCGTGTCGCACAAAACAGCCCATGGGGCGAGTCTGACACTATCTGGGGCGTTGTTTCAGATAATTACCAGCACATCAGCGAGCATCAGCTAGAAGCTCACGATTGGCAGCAATTACAGTTTCTCTCGCAACGCACCTCACAACAGTTTCGAAAGTTAGAAGCGTCAATCAAACGTCGTAAACAAGATGGCTACATTCGCGAATGCCACGGCGATCTTCACTTAGGCAATATTGCCCTCTATCATGGTCAACTGCGCCTATTCGATTGCATTGAATTTAATCTGCAATTTCGTTGGATAGACACCATTTGTGACTTAGCGTTCCTTCTTATGGATTTAGAAGTGAAGGGCCAATATCGTTGGGCAAACCGCTGCCTTAACCGTTATCTCGAGCTTACTGGGGACTACGAAGGGCTAACCCTTCTCAACTTTTATAAATCGTATCGTTCGATGGTACGCGCTAAAGTCTCTATGCTCGGCGATAATCCAGATATCCTAACGTTTAGACGTTATCTGCTATTAACCAAGTCTTATGCCCATCAAAAGAAGCCATCGTTATTCTTGATGCATGGTGTATCAGGTAGTGGCAAAAGTTATCTGTGCAGCCAATTGGTTGAAAGGCTGGACTGTATAAGAATACGCTCTGACGTGGAACGAAAACGTCTTTACCGCGAACTTTGCCTGCGCGGCGAGCATCTGGACCTTTATGGTCAAGAGATGAACGCGCGTACTTTTCAACACTTATTAAACTTATCCACAGCCCTCTTAAAGAGCGGGTACTCCGTTATTGTTGATGCTACCTTTATTAGACAACGCACCCGCCAAAGCTATATGGATCTTGCTATCTCTCTTGATATTCCTATGCGTATCATCAGCTGTTATTGCGAGCCAAAATTAATAGAAGCACGACTGGCAAGGCGCAGTGAAGAAGGCGGAGACGCTTCAGATGCTGATATTTCTGTTATGCAGAACCAATTAAAACATCAGCAAAAACTGACGGATGCAGAACTAAAAAGTAGCTTACAGATTGATACTGATAGCGATGATGCCATCAATATTGTGGTGAGTCAGCTTATTGCCCAAGGATTGGTAGAGCCTTAGAGTTTACGATTTAGAACCTAAAATTTAAAGCTTACCGCTCAGATAGAGCGCTAGGCTGGGCAAAAAAGAGCGTCTGGCCAAAAGCTTCTGTTTTATTAATTTGGGTTTGGAACACCGACGAGAGTATTTCAGGCTGCATCACTTCATTCGACGTGCCAGTTTGGACAATTTGTCCTTTATCCATCAGAGTTACCTTATCGGCAAATTGCGCGGCTAACGACAAATCATGCACAATTAGCAACACCCCTTTACCCTCGTTGGCCATCTGTTTAAGCTGCTGCATAACGGCAATTTGGTGCTTCAAATCAATCGCTTTTAATGGCTCATCCAGCAGCACATATAGCGTGTTTTTAGTTACCTGAACCAATAGCCGTGCTAAATGGGTACGTTGCTTTTCCCCACCGGATAATGTTGTATAGTCACGCTTTGCAAGATGCATAACATCCATTGCTTTCATAGCATCAACTATCGCGTTATCAGGCGACTGTAATGTCTTATCAACTAGATAAGCGCCCATAGAAACCACTTCTTGTACCTGAAAAGAGAAATCAAGTGGTTGCTCTTGTAACAACACCGATAGAATAAGTGAGCGCTCACTTATTCCAATATTGTGAATATCTACAGTATCTAATAACACCTTACCAACGTCTGCTTTGAGCAACCCCGCTAAGGCTTTAAGTAAGCTACTTTTTCCTGCTCCATTAGGGCCTAAAATAACATGTAAGCCCTGCGGTTTTATGTCGAGACTAATATCATTTAGCAAGGTGCTTCCATAACGACTTACCACTAATGATTCAGCTTTCAACATGCACCACGCTCCCGTTGTCGATAGCTAATCATAAAGAGAAATACCGGCCCACCGATCAGAGCAGTAATCAAACCAATAGGCAACTCAGCCGGCGCGGCTACATTACGCGCCACAAGATCAGCAATTAACAACAATAGAGCACCGCTTAAAAAAGACATTGGCAACAGAAAGCGGTTGTCTGGCCCGTTAATGAGCCTAACCAAATGCGGTACAACCAAGCCCACAAAACCAATTAAACCCACCATAGACACCACTGCACCGACAATCAGTGCGGTTATCACAACCAAACGACGTTGAGTCTTGTCTACATCCACTCCTAATAGCATCGCCTGCTGTTCACCCAGTAAGAGTATGTTCAGTGCTGCTGCATGGCGAACCAGTACAGGAACAAAGACACTACTGATGATCAACAGCAATAACACTGCCCACCAAGAGGCTGCCTGTACATTACCCATCAACCAGAACGTTACTTGTCGCAAGGTCATACTATCTGATATGTATTTGAGCCCAGCAATACCCGCACCTGCAATAGTATTAATGGCGATACCGGTTAACAGTAACGTTAGGGATGAGATCCCCGATGCGCTTCGTGCAATACGTATCACTAGAAAAGTAACGAGCATGCCGCCCAAAAATGCAGCCAGCGGCATGCCTGCCGACAACCACACACTCGCACCCAAGGTTGCAGACGCAACGACTTGCCATGTCACTGCAGCTAATGCCGCACCACCAGCCACACCAATTAAACCAGGGTCAGCCAACGGGTTACGAAATAAAGCCTGCACCACAGCACCAGAGATCGCTAACAAACCGCCGCAAAGCATAACAACTAGAATTCTTGGTAAGCGCAGCTCATAAAGAATGCGACGTGTTAAATCACTCCCCTCCCACAAATCTGTCAGAGGAAGAACCGATGAGCCATTTAACAAAGACATCAACACCATTAGCGGCAATAACATCAGCACCACAACCCAGAAACTAGCTTTGGCTCTCGCATTCGACATTATTTTCTTCCTACAAGAGAAAAACGCACCGGAATACTTGCTTGTGCTGCTACAGCTTTGCCTGCCCGAACAGCTGGCACAAAATGCCATTGACGGGCAGCTTTCACTGCAGCCTTATCAAGTATCGAATATCCTGAGCTTGTGTCAATTACCACGCGCTCTACCAAGCCTGTAGAACTGATATGCAAGACCAGCATGACCATGCCTTCTAATCCCCTTCGTGTAGCCATACGGGGGTAATTAGGTTGAACTGGCACCTCTCGGTAATTTAGTGCTCGATAGTCTATGACAAATACTGATTGATCAAGATTAGCGCTTTTCTGGACAGAATCATTACTACTTGTCGCATGATCAATAGATGCTTTTGCGACCACTTTACTATCGTTAGTGCTGCTTTGAGAGTGTACTGGTTCGAGCGGTTTTGACATTGTTTTTTGCACAACAGGAGCCGCTTTAACCACCTTAGATTGCGGTTGCGGTTGCGGTTGCGGTTGCGGTTGCGGTTGCGGTTGCGGTTGCGGTTGCGGTTGCGGTTGCGGTTGCGGTTGCGGTTGCGGTTGCGGTTGCGGTTGCGGTTGCGGTTCAGCCTTTTCTTCTATGGGAGGGGCGTCAAGTTTTGGTACGTTGGTTAAGCGACTATTTAATCTAATACTTTGGGAGGACACCGCGGCCAGGTCATGGCCAGAGCTTTGTGCAGAACTTTGTTGGGACCAAATAAACAATGCATGAACACCTGCCGAGCACAGTAATAACAGCAAAAAACGCATCGAATAATGATTAAGTAGCACGCTGTATTCCCGCTTCATCAGGCAGTATCATAGGCCCGCATTATAAACACTTATGCACAGCCCATGGTTGAATGCTCTTCATCATGATACGCGCTGGATTCACTTTTCCCCACATGAGACTCGATATGCAATTACTTTGCTCTCTCGACACATTACCCACAGATACCTCAAAAGGCTTCCAACTGAACGATATCTCCCTACTGGCGGTGAATAAACACGATAATATTCATGTCTATCTGAATCAATGCCCGCATCGCGGAGTTCCATTAGAGTGGCAGCCCGATCAGTTTCTCGATCTAGATAAAAACTTTATCCAATGCGCTACCCATGGGGCTCTGTTTCGCATCGAAGATGGTGAATGTATTGCAGGACCTTGCCCAGGAGAAATGCTTACATCTATTCCAACTAAAATAGATCAAGGGCAAATTTGGGTAAACCTGCCCTCAACTTAAAATTAGCCATTAATTTTTGCTTTGAGCCTGCTCAAAGCAAGTTCAATACGATCCAGACTAGTGGTGTATGAAAAACGAATGAATTGATTTGCCCGGTATGAGCCAAAATCTAGGCCGGGTGTTACCGCAACATGCAACTCTTCCAATACATTCCAACAGTAATCGAATGAATTATCCGTTAAATGCGATGCGTCCGCATAAACATAAAATGCACCTTCCGGCATGACTGGAATTTTAAAACCTAGTTTTCTTAAACCATCCACCAGCACATTTCTGCGTATCTCAAACTGGTGACGTCTCTCTTCCAGAATCGCCAACGTCTCAGGCTCAAAAGCCGCTACGGCTGCATATTGCGATACCGTTGTTGGTGAAATATATACATTTTGTGCCAATTTTTCTATTTCGGGTACCGCCGCTTCAGGAGCAACGACCCAACCCAAGCGCCAGCCAGTCATACCAAAATATTTAGAGAAACTATTAATAACAAAAGCATTAGGGTCAACTTCCAATACCGATGGCGCATCAAAGCCATAGGTAAGGCCGTGGTACAGCTCATCCACCACTAAAGCCCCCTGCTTTTCTCTTACTACTTCAGCAATAGCCGCCAGCTCGTCACGATGTAATACAGAACCTGTTGGGTTGGCTGGCGACGCCAACAAAACTCCGGCTGTACTTTCATTCCACTCTTGGCGAATCAACTCAGGTGTAAGCTGAAAATTCTGTTCCGCCGAAACCGGAACGAGTTGTCCACGCGCCTCTAACATTCGTAAAATTTGACGATTACACGGATAGCCCGGATCACTCATCATAAAGCTAGTATCAGGGTCAGCTAACAGACCAAATACCAATAGCAACGCACCTGATGCACCCGAAGTAACGACTATCCGTTCAGCGGCGATATCCAAGTCGTAACGATATTTATAGAAGCGCGATATGGCTTGGCGTAGTTCAGGAATTCCCGCTGCCGGCGTATATTGTGTGAGACCTTGATCGATAGCCCGATGCGCCGCCTCTTTAATAAGCGGGGCCGTATTAAAATCAGGCTCACCTGCTTCCATATGCACAACATCGTTGCCTTGAGCCTCTAATTCCTTGGCTCTTTTCAGTAAGTCCATTACTTTAAAAGATTCCATTTCGCGCGCGCGCCCAGTCCACTGACTATCCATTTTAAACTCCTGCTCGATTAACCAGAGCATTATACATAAGTTGTATCGAATATTTGCTTAAACATACTTATTGTCCCTAGTAGAGGGATGCTACCTTGCAAGAATACTTACAACTCTCTTTACTTTTTACAGATCAGTACTAGCCTAATACCGTATCTTCTGGTAGTTTCTCCAACCTTCTGATCTCAGGAAGTAATGGAATCAACTGTAATTGGGTTGCCGGTTTATAGTCCAAAACCCGGTCATTTCGGAGAAGTGAGGCGCCACATGCCAAACACTAGCAACACACAATTCACCCACTTTGTACCTTACGAGGCGGCAAAGGGTGAGGAATACATGAATGATGCTCAAAAAGATCATTTCCGTCATATTCTTCTGGCCTGGAAACAGGAACTAATGGAGGAGGTTGATAGCACAATCCACCACCTGCAGGAAGAAGCATCTAACTTTGCAGACCCTAGTGACAGGGCTAGCCAGGAAGAAGAATTCAGCCTGGAACTTCGTACTCGTGACCGTGAGCGTAAGCTGATTAAAAAAATCCGTGAAGCGATGGAACGAATCGAAGAAGATGATTATGGTTATTGCGACACCTGCGGCATTGAGATAGGCATCCGTCGTTTGGAAGCACGTCCTACTGCAACTATGTGCATCGATTGTAAAACTCTAGCCGAAATAAAAGAAAAACAGGTCGGCTCTTAAGACTTATAAATTCAGGCAAAGGAAGCTTCCATTTGCCTGAATTTATTGTTGCTATCTGCCCTGTACTTCTTATGTTCAAGGTCTCTTCATGTCCTATTTACGTATAGAATAAGCTAAATTTTCGTTTTTTCTGTCGTGAAGACACACTCATCTGCTTATAGCTAGATCGCGCCAAAATATACTAAGCAAACCGTTCACGTATATATGTTGAACCCAAGCACTCAGTTAATAGCTTAATTTAAAACAGAACTTACCTACACAGATCTGGCTTGAGCTCTAGCAGACTATGTATACTGACGACATCTCCTTATTGATAAAAGCGAATATATGAATTTTTCGGTTACCGAACTTTTCCTAATTGTTACCGCCTACCTGCTGTTTCTATTCGGCATCGCCTATGCCACTGAGCGAGAAGTCATTCCCCGGCGTATTTCACAACACCCCATAACTCACATGCTTTCGTTAGGAACTTATGCCAGTGTTTGGACCTTTTATGGTGCTTTTGGGATGTTAGAGCATTCAGGGCTGCTATTTTTATCTTCATACCTTGGAGCAACAGCCGCCTTTATCATGGCGCCTTCACTGCTCATACCCATTTTCAACATCACTAATCGCTACAAATTAAGCTCTCTGGCTGACCTGTTTGCATTTAGGTTTCGTAGCGGGCTTGTCGGTACTATCACGACACTATTACTCCTATTAGCAACGCTACCATTACTATCGATTCAAATTCAGGCAGTCACTGACACACTACATATCCTTAATGGTGATTTTGCGTCACCACAGATAGCGGCCGCATTTTGTATCCTTATTGCCATGTTTGCTATTTTATTTGGCACACGCCACCCCTCAATGCGAGCTCGCAATCGAGGGCTCGTTATGGCGATGGCAATCAGCTCAGTCATCAAGCTACTAGTACTATTAAGCATTGCCGCTTATGTTCTTTTTGCCGTACTAGGAGGCCCTGAAGATGCCCTATCCTGGCTGAAACAGAACCCACAAATCCTTGAGCAACTCACTGCAAACGATAATGACGACAGCTGGCACACGCTACTTCTTGCATTTTTTACTGCTACGTTAGTTATGCCACACATGTTCCATCTAGCTTTTACAGAAAACCGTTCCACCGATAGCCTCTATAAAGCATCGTGGGGCATGCCCCTTTACTTGTTACTCTTAGCTGGCTGCGTACCGATTATCGTGCTGGCGGGTTATAAACTTGAAATTAACCAAGAGTCATCCTTCTTACTCCTGTATTTAAGCCAGATTCTGCATTCCGAATGGTTGATTATTATTGTTTTTATTGGCGGCCTCACAGCGGCCAGTGGAATTATTATCGTCGCCTCGATTTCATTGGCGTCAATGCTACAAAACCACCTCATTTTACCGTTGATTAAAACACCGGAAAATGTGAAATTTTATGCTTGGTTACTATGGCTGAGACGTATTCTAATTTCACTTGTGGTGTTATGTAGCTATCTTTTTTACACCGTATTTGGAGCGAGCCAACAAATTCATCTGCTTGGATTAAGTGCTTTCGTGGCATTCCTACAGTTCTTACCGGGTATTATTGCTACGCTATTTTGGCTAGGAGCTAACCGCATCGGCTTTATCGTTGGCTTAATTTTGGGGATGTCCAGCTGGATCATTACTACGTTTTATCCCGTCCTTTTGCAACAAGGCGCTTTATTAACAGACACTAATATTGAAAATTTGAACTGGCAATCATCTGCCATTATCTCTCTCTTACTAAACATCAGTGCCTTCATTATCGTTTC
This genomic interval carries:
- the hemL gene encoding glutamate-1-semialdehyde 2,1-aminomutase, with translation MSRSEDLFQAAQTHIPGGVNSPVRAFKGVGGTPVFFKKGQGAYLFDEDDNQYIDYVGSWGPMILGHALPEVIDAVKSVLDNGLGFGAPTEIETQMADKVCEIMPSIEMIRMVSSGTEATMSAIRLARGYTGRDKIVKFEGCYHGHSDSLLVKAGSGALTLGEPNSPGVPASIAEHTITLTFNDIENVRQAFEEVGSEIACIIVEPVAGNMNCIPPKEGFLEGLREVCDEYGTVLIFDEVMTGFRVALGGAQAYYGIKPDLTTLGKVIGGGLPVGAFGGKREIMEQIAPLGPVYQAGTLSGNPLSMNAGLAMLNALTATPGIHDQLEAKTDYLTQGLEAMAISKGIPFTTTAVGGMFGIFFTDQKNISSFAQTTACDTERFGQFFQGMLKEGVYLAPSAYETGFMSAAISEEDLDRTIAAAGRVFDTFAKKA
- a CDS encoding tetratricopeptide repeat protein — encoded protein: MNFNTQMKLVAMSALVVLTGCTTQGIYNTPIEDRSTTRPQQESNGVVTPVDITTGVTVTPVAPSPVFRPQRGDNTSEENSVGTSVPVAPKVVLQSKQNPAAVALLATARKQTNNGQLRSAQTSLQRAQRIAPKDPEVYYSLADTHRRLGEFLQAEQVALKGVGIAQGQSTKLRRLWQLIASIRTDAGDLEGADKAAAVARRY
- the mrcB gene encoding penicillin-binding protein 1B; this encodes MIYLDAQIRQQFEGKRWALPAKVYARPLELYSGLTISTKDVKVELAGLGYQLVSKASQPGQAEIAKRRIRVYTRGFEFPDGLERSQKLLLDFKGEQLSRIRNSKGQTVNLARLEPVLIGGIYPQNNEDRDLIRLDEAPTSLTDALIAIEDQSYYEHFGVSPKGIARAMWVNLRVGRFVQGGSTLTQQLIKNFYLTSDRTLARKLMEIPMAILLDFHYSKDEILEAYLNEVYLGQEGSRAIHGFGLAAQYYFSQPLQELQLSQVALLAGMVKGPSYYDPRRHPERAKKRRDLVLRVLRDEGKISEDTYQKTIKKSLGVVKQKSLLKGAYPAYLDLVKRQLRESYHEEDLRTEGLRVFTGLNPIVQAKAETALVSTIKSLEKRYGKRAADLEGSMVVTDPQTGEVLSIIGGKSTRYEGFNRALDAVRPIGSLVKPAVYLTALENGYSLVSPLDDEPVSVEMPSGQVWEPQNFDKKSHGVVPLHHALARSYNLSTANLGMSLGVNKVIGTMQDLGVSREMDEYPSLLLGAQGLPAVEVATMYQTIAANGFQMPLRAIRMVTDSQGMELSRYPFKVKQTVSAESVHLLQYAMQEVAREGTARSVYSHLPSNLNVAGKTGTSNDQRDSWFAGFTGSRLAVVWLGRDDNSALPFTGSGGALKVWTAYMKADKPEPFQAPVPEGVEYLWVDKETGYLSDERCQGAIPVPFQNGSKPQYRVDCGVEPVQNSESKPLDWFRRWFRQE
- a CDS encoding AAA family ATPase; the encoded protein is MLAKLITALTCPSFYPHSVEAPIRVIETHISWLLLTGEYAYKIKKPVDFGFLDFTTLKQRRYFCEEELRLNQRLAPDIYDTLIAIVGSPEKPQLIEASQLGEDEPFEYAVRMYQFDSELRLDLILDRQRFEPAWIDMLAEQIAHFHTRTPRVAQNSPWGESDTIWGVVSDNYQHISEHQLEAHDWQQLQFLSQRTSQQFRKLEASIKRRKQDGYIRECHGDLHLGNIALYHGQLRLFDCIEFNLQFRWIDTICDLAFLLMDLEVKGQYRWANRCLNRYLELTGDYEGLTLLNFYKSYRSMVRAKVSMLGDNPDILTFRRYLLLTKSYAHQKKPSLFLMHGVSGSGKSYLCSQLVERLDCIRIRSDVERKRLYRELCLRGEHLDLYGQEMNARTFQHLLNLSTALLKSGYSVIVDATFIRQRTRQSYMDLAISLDIPMRIISCYCEPKLIEARLARRSEEGGDASDADISVMQNQLKHQQKLTDAELKSSLQIDTDSDDAINIVVSQLIAQGLVEP
- a CDS encoding ATP-binding cassette domain-containing protein; this encodes MLKAESLVVSRYGSTLLNDISLDIKPQGLHVILGPNGAGKSSLLKALAGLLKADVGKVLLDTVDIHNIGISERSLILSVLLQEQPLDFSFQVQEVVSMGAYLVDKTLQSPDNAIVDAMKAMDVMHLAKRDYTTLSGGEKQRTHLARLLVQVTKNTLYVLLDEPLKAIDLKHQIAVMQQLKQMANEGKGVLLIVHDLSLAAQFADKVTLMDKGQIVQTGTSNEVMQPEILSSVFQTQINKTEAFGQTLFFAQPSALSER
- a CDS encoding FecCD family ABC transporter permease, which translates into the protein MSNARAKASFWVVVLMLLPLMVLMSLLNGSSVLPLTDLWEGSDLTRRILYELRLPRILVVMLCGGLLAISGAVVQALFRNPLADPGLIGVAGGAALAAVTWQVVASATLGASVWLSAGMPLAAFLGGMLVTFLVIRIARSASGISSLTLLLTGIAINTIAGAGIAGLKYISDSMTLRQVTFWLMGNVQAASWWAVLLLLIISSVFVPVLVRHAAALNILLLGEQQAMLLGVDVDKTQRRLVVITALIVGAVVSMVGLIGFVGLVVPHLVRLINGPDNRFLLPMSFLSGALLLLIADLVARNVAAPAELPIGLITALIGGPVFLFMISYRQRERGAC